From Microbacterium sp. LWH7-1.2:
CGTTCGGGCACTACAACGACACCGCGAAAGAGGGCCTGCGCCAGGCCGGCTGGGAGATGGCTCGCACCATCGAACCCGGCTACGTCACGATCGGCACGGACAAGCTCGCCCTGCCCACCGTGCGTATCAACTACGGCATGGGGCTGGACGCGCTGATCAACCTCATCGGGTGACGGCGGCGGGCGGAACACCGCGCATTACAGGGTCGAATTAACCTCTGTCAAGCTTTTCGCAAGAAGCCTCTTCCGATCAGGCCCCCACCGCAGTACATTTACAGGGCGCAGGGGGGCGCGGTACCCGAAACCAACGTTCCCTTTCGACCCGACAACCCGGCCGGGTCTGCGCACTGGGGTTGGTCAGTTCGACGTTGCCGTCGCGCCGTCCGACTGGGGAAGCACATGTCTGCTAAGGACGCGTCGTCGTGCGCGCGGTGGACCGCGGTCTGAAGCCGACCGCGATCAACGCGGCGCCCACGGGCGCCGGAGGAGTGACCCGAACGCTCCTCCGACGTCCACCCCTGACGCGCCCGATCTTCGACGTGCTGCCCGACGCGATCGCCCCTCGCGTTCAGCCGTCGCTGGAGCGCCGCCATCTCTGGGAGCGGCGCTACCGGCGACGGTTGGTCGCGACCGACGCGGCCTGCGTCACCGCGGCGGCCATCGCGGCGATGGTCTTCGAGACGGGGGTTCCCGCATCCCTCGCCGCCCTCGCACAGCCGGCACGCATCGGGGTCTTCGTCGTCTGCGCATGGATGGCGCTGCTGTGGCTCGCCCGCACGCGCGAGCCGTCGGTGCTCGGCGCGGGAGCCGCCGAGTACATGCGCCTCGGGCACGCGACGGGCTTCGCCTTCGGCATCCTGTCGACCGTCTTCATCCTGGCTCAGCTGCCCGGGTTGCGCGCGCAACTGATCATCGCTCTTCCGTGCGGGCTCGTCGCGCTCGTGCTCACGCGCCGCCTGTGGCGCAAGTGGCTGATCCACGAGCGCGAGCGGGGCGAGTGCGTCTCCCGGGTCATCGTCGCCGGCACTCGCGACGACGTCGAGTACGTCATCGACAAGCTGACGCACGACCCGCATCACGCGTACATGGTGATCGGCGCGACGACGACGGACGGGGTGTTCGACCCCATCGACATCGAGGATCACCACTACCCGGTGATCGGGTCGATCCGCCTCACCGCGAGGTATGGACGCGAGGCCGGCGCCGACGCCATCGTCGTCGCCAGCACGCCCGAGAACGACCGCGACTTCGTACGGCGACTGGGATGGGAGCTGGAGGGCAGCGCTGCGGAACTCGTGCTGTGCAACAGGCTCACCGACGTGGCAGGGCCTCGCCTGTCTCTGCGGCCCCTCGACGGACTTCCCCTCGTGCAGGTCAAGATCCCGGAGTTCGAGGGGGGCGTCCACGCCATCAAGCGGGGGATGGACGTCGCGCTGTCGCTGCTCGCCCTCGTGCCGATCGCGCTCATCGCACCCTTCGTGGCGATCGCCATCAAACTCGATTCGCGCGGGCCCGTGCTGTTCCACCAGCTGCGTGTGGGCCGTGACGGCCGGCAGTTCTGGATGCTGAAGTTCCGGACGATGGTCGCCGACGCGGAGATACGGCGAGCAGAGCTGGTCCCCCACGACGAGGGCGCGGGGCCGCTGTTCAAGATGAAGAGCGACCCCCGCGTGACGCGGGTGGGGGCGGTGCTGCGAAGGTTCTCGATCGACGAGATGCCGCAGTTCGTGAATGTGCTGCGCGGCGACATGAGCATCGTCGGCCCGCGGCCGCCGCTGCCGTCCGAGGTGACGTCGTACGACGGCACCGTCTACCGCCGCCTGTACATCAAGCCAGGTATCACCGGACTCTGGCAGATCAGCGGGCGCAGCGATCTGTCGTGGGACGACAGCGTGCGGCTCGACCTGCGCTACGTCGAGAACTGGTCCATCGCGACCGACCTCATGATCATGTGGCGTACCGCGCACGTGATGATCGCGCCGAAGGGCGCCTACTGATGCCCCGGCGGACGACTTGGCCGGCGACAACGGCGTCGCCGGCCGCCAACGACCGGATCCGCGGTCACACGCCGCCATACCCGCCGTGTGCAAACCGGCGATCGCGTGTGACGACAGCCCGTTCCCCCAAGCGGGCGTGGCCGCGGGTCCCTGGGGTGGCGTGGAGCAGAGAACATTCCCGTAGAGGAATACTTCTCCCGCTCGATTCCGGGTGGCCCGTCGGCTGGGGTCCGGGTCACCCCGAGACGACGCGGAGTCCCGAGAATTCGACCGCCTGGTCCGTCTTGTAGTCCTTGAACAGGCGCACCCAGGTGCCGCGGAGAGCCGCGCCTGCGAGGACCGCCTCGAGCGCCGTGCGGTCGGCCACCGTCACGCGCACGTGGTCGTCGTCCAGGTCGATCCGGACACGCACCGCTGAGCCTGCGGTCGGCACCTCCACCTTGCCGGTGGACACCGGGGACCCGGTCACACCCCGCTCGTACGGAGCGATCTCGATCGTCCCGTCGACGTCGAACGTCAGCTGACAGCCGGTGGCATCTCCTCGCTCGCCCTGCCCTCCCGGCGCGTCGCCGCTCAATGCGAACACCACGCCGGCGGAGCCCTTCGGGGGTACGGCATCCGGCCAGACGATGGTCGCGTCCAGGCGGCGGATCCTCTTGTCTGGGGCGGCCAGCGAACCCATGAGGTAGCTCGTCGCGCTCGCACCCTGGATGCGCAGGGACTGCCTCGACGGGACGAGCACGGGCTGAGACGACCAGCCGAGGGTGTCGATCGCCGAGGGCAGGTCGCCGGCCGCTCGCCGCCCGGTGGCGAAGGCGTCCCGGTCCGCGGGCCGGCCGTCGACGAGGTAGGCGATATTGGAGCACATCATGCCCCGGACGCCCAGGCCGGCGAGCCGCTGGACCTGATCGTGGAACCGCACCTCCCAGCACATCACGGGGAGCCCTGTGCCCACGACCTTCCGGATCATCTCGTCGGATGCCGAAGTGGGCACACCGAGGATGTCGAATGTCGCCGCGAACTCGTCCAGGCGGTCGAGCTGTTCGTCGTCGAAGTAGCCCCACGCACGGTAGCCCCTCTCCTTCGCGGCCCGCACCTGTGCGGCCGGCGCCCATTGCTTCCACACGAAGCGATCCGTCGGACGGGCCTGAGCATCCAGGATGTCCAGGATCGGCATCGTGTTCGTCCCCTGCTTGTCCTCGATGAAGACGAGCACCTCAGGGCCGAGTTCCCGCAGCACGTCCTCGAGCCTCGAGACCGGCTCCAGCGGGGTGTTGACGCCGAGCCAGCTGCGCGCGTCCACCTCGAGGGCGCTCACCTCGCTCCAGGTCATGTCGCCGATCTTCTTGTCGACGCCGAGCACCCTCTCGGCGGACAGGTCGTGATGGCAGACGAGGACTCCGTCCGAGGTCGAGCAGACCGAGATCTCGATCGCATCGGCCCCGGCCAGCGATGCGTTCCGATACGCCGTGAGGGTGTGCTCCGGCCAGTTGTCGCCGCTCCCGCGGTGTCCGACGTAGAACCTCGGTCGAGCGAGGAGCTCGGCTACCGACGAGGGAGCCGGTGGGCGTGAGGGGGTGGGCGTGGGCGACGGAGAGGGCGAGGGGCTCGGGGGAATCGCGTTCGGCGTGGGCTTCGGCCCTGGCACTGCCGTGCAGCCCGCCAGGAGCGCGGTCGACAGCCCCACGATCAGGAACCCGCGACGCGAGATCGGAGAAGGTGTCATCGCGTCTCCCCCGTTTCTCGTGGGACGCCTGCCCGGCCGTTCACCGAAGAAGCGGCCTGGACCCGGCGATCTGCGGACTTACGGCGCTGCCGTGTAGGTGAGCGTCAATGTCGGGCGATACGCCGCGCTGGTCGCCTCTCGCGACCAGATACGGACATTGTCCGTCCCGGCCGTACTCGACATGCGCACCGTCACCGTCTGACCCGCCAGCCCGGCGAGATCCGCCGCGCTGAGGGTCGCCGTGTAGGCCGTGTTGACAGCGGCGGCACCGGACAGCTGGCCGATGGCACCGGACGCGGTCTGCGTGATCCGGTTGTTCCACGTCATCGTCGTCTCATCCCACGTGCCCGACATCAGGTGGAAGACATGCGTGTCGGCGGATGCCGCGGTGGTGTCTGTCGACGTGCGGACGGCGAGCGAGACGCTTGTCAGCTGCATGCCGGCCGGCGCTGCCGGGAGCGCGAACGACAGGAACGACTCGATCGCCGTGTTGAACCGCGACGACAGCTGGTTGGTCGTGCCGTACAGCCCGGCCGGGTTACTGGCGGCCACCATCGTGTCGGCGCTCGTCACCACCGTCTGCACGACGGGCGGCACGGTCGGTGGTGTGATGGTTGCCGTGGCCGCTGCCGATGCCGCGCTGACGTTGCCCGCAGCATCCCGAGCAGTCACCTTGTAGTGCCATGTGCCCGCCGGCCGCCCGTTGTCGGCATAGGAGGTCGTGGTCACGTCGGCGAGCCGGGACGATGCGTCGGCGGTGAAGTCCGCGGCGCTGCCGCGATAGACCGTGTACCCGGTCACTCCGGTGTTGTCGGTGGAGGCGGACCACGTGAGGTTGACGTCGGCATTGTCGACGACGGATGCCGAGATACCCGCCGGCACCGACGGCGCCTCCGTGTCGGGACCCGCCACGGGGGTGAACGTGAGCTTGACGGACGGCCGGTACGTCGCCGACGTCGCTTCCGCGGACCACAGCCGGACGTTGTCGCCGCCCGCACTCGACATCCGCAGCGTGACCGTCTGACCCAGGGCCGACGCGAACGGCTCGGGGCTCAGCGCGACGGTGTATGGCGTGTTGAGCGCCGCTGCACCGGTGAGACTGCCGAGCACGCCCGAGGCCGTGGTCTGCGGACGGTTGTTCCAGTTGACCGCGGCCTCGGTCCAGGCTCCGGACATCAGCCGGAAATCGTGGGCGTTCGCGGACGCGGCGGTGCTGTCTGTCGACGTGCGCACCGAGAGAACCGCGCCGGTCAGCGCGGTGCCGGCGGGCGCTGCCGGCAGCGGAACAGCGAGGAACGACTCGATCGTTCCGCCCGTCCCGCGGGACGACAGCTGGTTCGACGTGCCGTACAGCGTGGTGGGAGAGGACTGCGCGACCATCGCGTCGTCGGTGATCGGCACGGTGATCTCGACCGGCGTGCCGCCGTTCGCGAGGATGGTCGCGTAGGTGCTCGCAGAGGCGGCACTCACGTTGTTCTCCGCGTCTCTGGCCGTCACCCTGTAGTACCAGATCCCCTGCGTGCGCCCGTTGTCCGAGTATGTCGGCGCCGTCACGTCGGCGATCTTCGAGGCGGCATCGGCGGTGAAGCCCGCCGTCGTCCCTCGATAGACGCTGTAGCCGGTGACGCCCACATTGTCCGTCGAAGGCGACCACGTTACGGTCACGTCGGCATTGTTGGCGACGGAGGTCGCGAGTCCGGCCGGCACGGTCGGCGCCTGCGTGTCAGGACCGGAGACGGGCGTGAACGTCAGCCGCAGGGACGGGCGGTAGCCGGTCGACGACGCCTCTGCGGACCACACGCGGACGTTGTCGGCGGTGGTGCCCGACATGCGCAGGGTCACGGTCTGCCCGAGGAAGGAGGATAGGCCGTCCGCGCCCAGAGCGACGGTGTACGGCGTGTTGAGCGCCGTCGCGCCGCTGAGCGTGCCGAGCACGCCGCTCGCGGACGTGGTCGGGCGGTTGTTCCAGTTGACGGCGTCCTCGCTCCACGCCCCCGTGACGAGCCGGAACTGAGGCGAGTCCGTCGTGGCGGCGGTGCTGTCGTTCGACGTGCGGACCGCCAGCACCGCGCTCGTCAGCACGGTCCCCGCGGGTGCCGCCGGGAGCTGCAGCCGGATGAACGACTCGATGGTGCCGCTCGTGCCCCGCGCCGACAGCTGGTTGGACGAGCCGTACAGCGTGGTGGGCGCGGACTGCGCCACCATCGCATCCTCAGTGGGCGTCAGCGTGACCTCGATCGCCTGGGACGGCGGCTGGACGGTCACCGATGCGGATGCTGCGGCGCTGATGTTGCCCGCGGCATCCTGCGCCGTCACCTTGTAGTACCAGGTGCCGGCGGCGCGACCTGTGTCGACGTGACCCGGCGTCGTGACTTCCGCGATGCGGTTGCCCGCACCCGGTGTGAAGCCTGCGGTGAGGCTCCGGTACAGGACGTAGGAGCTGACGCCGCGGTCGTCGGTCGAGGCATCCCACGACAGCGTGACATTGGTTCCGCTGGACAGGGTCGCAGTGAAATTGCCCGGCGTGCTCGGGGCGGTCACATCCGGCGGGACGATGGTCACGGCTGCGGTGTGGGAGGGCGGGCTGGCGTTGCCGGCCGCGTCCCGTGCGACGACGCGGTAGTACTTCGCGCCCGCCGAGAGTCCGCTCTCGCTGAACGATGTGCCGGCGACCGTCCCGACGAGCGTCCCGTCGGCGATGGCGAAGCCCGAGGTCGCGCCCCGGTAGACCGCGTACTCCGTGACGTCGACGTTGTCGGCCGAGGGCGCCCACGTGACGGTCACGCCGTCCGCCCCCACCTGAGTCGCGGCCGCACTGGCGGGCGTCGTCGGTGGATCGATGTCGGTCACGTCGAGCTGTCCGGCCGACGACGGTGCGCTCTCGTTCTCGGCGCCGTCGACCGCGATCACCCGGTAGTAGTAGGTGCCCAGTGCCGGGGAGTCCTCGTGGTACGAGGTGGTCGCGGTGGTCGCGAGGAAGGAGTCCGCGTCGGCGACGAAGTCGCCCGTCGCGCCTCGGTAGACGCGGTACTCGAGCACACGGGTGTTGTCGGCCGACGCCGTCCACGACACGTCCACCCCACCGGAGCCGTGCGTCGCAGCGACGCCGGACGGCGCGCTCGGCGGGGCGACATCCTGCACCCCGAGCGCATAGTGCCGCGCGATCTCGTTGGCGCTCAAGCCACCGCTGTAGAGCGAGAACTCGTCGAGCGTCCCGCGGAAGTAGGAGTTCAACGTCGCGGACGGCCAGCTGGTGAGGTTGCCTCCGCCGATCCGCCAGTAGCCGTTGGAGGTCTCCGCCCCGGTGACGGTGCTCTGAGCCACCAGCGCGCCGTCGACGTAGAGCTTGCGGCCGGAGGAATCCAGCACCCCGACCGCCTGGTGCCAGTTGCCGTCGGCATAGCCCAGCGGGCTGGTCACGACCACGTTGCTGGAACCGACCCGCGAGCCGAAGACGAGATTGCCGCCCGACGTCATGTACAGGTGCTTGTCGTAGCTCGTGCCATTGCCGATCTGTGCGTTCTCGAACCCGAACAGCTTGCCGCCGGGGGTCGTGGTGTTGAACCAGATCTCACCCGTCATCGCCGCCGTGGGGGTGAGCGAGGCCTGCGTCGCGACGGTGCCCAGGATGGTGCCGGGGGTCGTCACCGCCGTGTTGCCGGGGATGATGCCGGTCTGGCCCTTGGTGACGCCGGTCCGATACGCGCCGGGGTACGTCGCGAAGCGCGCGGCGTCGGCCGCGGTGGTGCCGGATGCCTCACCGAGGCGCCAGTAGAGCGTCGGATCGGCAGCGAAGACGCGGGTCCCGTACGCGTCGGCGGGCGCCTGGTTCAGGCCGAGGTCTCGACCCGCCGCCTGATAGTGGTCGGCCACGGCGCCGGCGGTGAGCGCGGTCGGGTAGACGGCCGTCTCGTCGATCGTGCCGGCGAAGAAGTTGCTCGTCGGGCGGCTCGGCCAGCCGGAGAGGTTGTCACCGCCGACGTGCCACACGCCCCAGTACGCCTGAGCCACGGCGTTCGTGTTCTGCGCCACGCGGACGCCGTCGACGTAGAGCGCCATGCCGCCGGCACCCTGCGTGCCCACCACGTGATGCCACGACCCGTCGTTCAGAGCGGTGGGCGAGGTCAGCGTGACGGTCGAGCCCGTATAGGCGCCGAAGAGCACACGACCCGTGTTGGTCATGTACAGGTGCCGGTCGTAGCTGCCGCTGAGGACCGTCGCACCGTTGTCGGTGCGCGGGCGCCCGCTTCCGAATCCGACGATCTTCCCCCCGCGGGTGGTCGTCGTCTTGATCCACGTCTCGACGCTGTAGGTCGTCGGCGCCGGGGCCAGACCCTCGTGCCAGACGTAGTCGTCGGCACCGTCGAAGGCGAGCGATCCACTGGGGTCGCTCGCGACGGGGGTGTCGACCGAGCCGGCCGTGCCGTTCTCGAGGACGCCGGCTTGGCGGCTGGTGTTCGTGGCAGACGCGGAGGCGTCCTGCAGCCACGAGGCCGCAGCATCCCCACGCCAGAAGATGGCCGGGGCGCTCGCGCGGACGGATGCTGCGTAATCAGCGACCGACGCGACCGCCGTCGCCGTCGCCACCTGCGAGAGAACGGAGGTGTTGCTGCCATCCGTCGCGCGGACGCGGTAGGTGTACGTCTCCCCCGCGACCACCCCGGTGTCCACGAACGTCACCTGCGGACGGTTCCACCAGACGGACGAGGCCGTGCCGCTCCAGATCGGGCTGGACGAGTTGTTGCGGAACACCTGATAGGTCAGCTGGGAGTCGTCGTCGTCGAGCGAGGTCCGGATCCGGACGTCGATGGAGCCGCTGCTCTGTGCCACCGCAGCCACGGCCGGAGCCGGCGGGTTGCCGGTGTCGGTGGTCCCGAAGCGCGTGAGGTGGTCTTGAGCCACGCCGTTGATCGTCGTGAAGTCACCGCCGCTCCACATGTACCGCTGGCCGTTGGACTTGCCGGTCGCGATGACCAGTACGCGTGGCCCGATCCCCTCACCGATCCCGTCGTTGGACTTGGGGTCCCAGGCGAAATGCGATCCGTCGACGGTGCTCTGCGCCAGGAAGTAGTGGCGCATGCCGTCCTGCTGGAAGTGCATCTCGTCGCAGTTGTGGCCGTGGCTCACCGAGTAGAGGGTCGTCTGGTCCTGCAGCGTCATCTGGGTGGCACCGAGACAGGTATCGCGCCACAGCTGGTCGCCCGTGGCCCACGAGAACGCCGCCCGCCCGTCGAAGACCCCGCCGCCGGTGCCCTCGTTGGAGATGTAGAACTTGCCGTCGTCTGCGCTGAAGATGTGCTTGGTCACCGATGTGTTCGCGATGAACCCGGACGGGTAGGTGCGGATGTTCGCACCCGTGACCGCGTCGACGATGGCGATCGAGTGCGAGTACGCACCGTTGACGCTGAAGAAGTCCCCGCCGATCGCGACCTTCGTGCCGTCCGGCGAGACGCCGATGCCGCGTCCGATGTCGTCGACGTTCGCCGTCCAGGGAAGCAGCGCGCCGGTCGTCACGTCGACAGCGGCGAAGCGCTGGCGCGACTCGCCGCCCACGGTGAGGAACATCCCGCCGAAGTACATCGTCGTCCCCTTCACCGCGATCGTCTGCACGATCGAGGAGATGCTGGGGAGTCGCAGCCCCGTCACGGTGCACGTGCGCACGTCGATCTGGGCGATGCGGCCGGTGGAGACGCCGCCGACGTTCGAGAAGTTGCCGCCGATGTAGACGCTGTTGCCGTCGGGTGCCGTCGTGGCGGCGTAGATCGCCGGTGTCCCGCCGACCAGCGAAAGGCTCAGCTGGCAGCTGTCGGGGTTGCCCGTCTCGGCGTCGAGGATCGCAAGCCCGTTCGCGGTGATCGGCGAGCCGGATCCTCCTTCAGGCGGACGCAGCTCGCTGAACGTCCCCCCGGCCACGACCTTGCCGGCCGATTGCGCGAGCGCGTACACCGTCCCGTTGGTCTGCCACGTGGGTAGTTCGTCGGCGGTGAAGCCGACGCCTGGCGAGAGTGCCGAGGCTCGATCGGACGGTGTGACGACCACGAGACCGACGACGAGTGCCAACGATGCGACGACACCCACCCAGATACGTGAGACCACAGGTCACGCTCCCCAATGCCCACGGTCGGGTCCGCGGGCCTCCCAGTAGCACCGTCGGGTTCCCAGTCGCGGGCTCGGACACTCTCCCCTGAGTGTGGCGCTCGGCATTCGGGACGATGCTACGCACACTGTACATCGCGGTCCGCGCTTTGTCTCCTCAGGATTTGCTTGTCAGTGATCACGTGTGCTATGCGGCGACTATCCCTGGTGAGGCGGGTGAACGCCGCTCGCCCGAACGGCGTATTCCGCGGGACGCCGCCGCGATGTATGGTGTGCGCGAAGACATGCACCCCGCCGGCAGGCGGGGGCATGCCGGTCGATGAACCCGAAACCGTCGACCGGCGTACCCGACGATCGTCGTACCCGAAACCGGCGGTCGTCGTACCCGAGATCCACGGCGGACGTCGCCCGAGATCGAGGGGTGGGGACGGACGGCGCTTCAGAGCGCTCTCCGGGTGATGCGTTGCGACGAGGTGGTCGGGCGCGTCTGGGAGGACAGATGGCTGGGCGATCGACCGGTGCGAAGCAGCGCCGAGCACCGCGCGTGCTGTTCATCGGCATCAACTACGCGCCCGAACCGACCGGCATCGCGCCGTACACGGCAGGCATGGCCCAGGCCCTCGCAGGGCGCGGATGGCACGTGGGTGCGATCACGACCCACCCGCATTACCCGTGGTGGAAGGTCCAGGACGGCTTCGGCGGCTGGAAGCGTGTGGAGCAGCAGGAAGGCGTCGACGTCACGCGTCTGAGCCACTACGTGCCACACCGCCACACCATGGTGGATCGAGCGCTGTCGGAGGTGACCTTCGGCGTGAGAGCAGACCTCTCCTCTTGGCGGCATCCGGACGCCGTCGTCCTCGTCAGCCCGGCGATGATCTCCTCGCGGCTGGCCGCCGCCCGGGCCGCGCTCTCAGGGATCCCGACGATCGTCTGGGTCCAGGACATCTACACGCTCGGCGCCCGTGAGACGGGCGCCGTGTCCCGTCGGGCGGAGACGATCGCGGCGCTGGAGCGCGGACTGGTGAGATCAGCCGACCGTGTCGTGGTGATCCACGACCGGTTCCGCCGTGTCCTCCGCGAGGAGCTCTCCGTCGATACTCCCGTCGACGTCGTGCGGAACTGGTCGCACGTGACGACCGACGATGCCGGGCGCGACCGCGCGCTGCGCCGAGAGCTCGGCTGGGGAGACGATGACGTCGTCGTCCTGCACGCCGGGAACATCGGCGCCAAGCAGGGGCTGGAGAACGTCGTCCTGGCGTCGCGCGAGGCCGAGCGCCGTGGATCCCGCGTGAGGTTCGTGCTCCTGGGCGATGGGAACCAGCGTCCGGCACTCGAGGCCATGGGCGCGTGCTCGCGACTGCAGTTTCTCGATCCTCTGCCCGACGGCCTGTTCGAGCGCGCCCTCGCATCCGCCGACATCCTTCTTGTCAACGAGCTTCCAGGGCTCACCGAGATGGCCGTCCCCAGCAAGCTGACGACGTACTTCGCGACCGGGCTTCCGGTGATCGCGGCCGTCGACTCGTCGAGCATCACGCACGATGAGATCTCGGCAGCAGGCGCCGGCCCCTGCGTTCCGGCCGGCGATCCGGTAGCGCTGGTCGATGCGGCGGAACGGTTGGCGGCGGACCCCGCCGCAGCGCGGATGTTCGGCGCGTCGTCGCGAACGTTCCGGGATCTTCATCTGGATGTCGGGGCAGCGGTCGCGGCCTTCGAGGGGAGTCTGACGAGGGCGATCGCCACCGGCCGTCGCGCGCCGTTCAGCGCGCTGGCCGATTCGATGGGCAGGGGACTGGGCACCGTCGCGCGCCGCGCATCGGCCGGCGCGGGTGGTGGCGATCGGCCTCTCACCGGCCGGCACCGCCACCCCTGAGCGGGCCTGGGCTTTCCCCTTCCCGTCGGCGGGCGCACCCGCCCGACGGCGGGACTCGCGGCTGACCGATCCGCTCGCCCCGCCATCGGGCTTTCGCGCGTCAGGGAGTCGTGTAGACGAGGGTGAGGGTGGGGCGATAGTCCGCTGCCGTCGCCTCCCTCGACCACAGCCGCACGTTGTCACTGCCCGCCGCACTCGACAACCGAAGCGTGACCGACGTACCGGCCAGCGGTGCGAGATCGCTCGGCGACAGCGTCGCGGTGTACGGCGTGTTGACGGCGGTCGCCCCCGTGAGCTGGCCCAGAACAGCGGCACTCACCGTGGTCGGACGGTTGTTCCAGGTGATCGTGCTCTCCTGCCACGTACCGCTGCTCAGGCGGAACTCATGGATGTCGGTCGATCCGGCGGTCGGATCGGTCGACGTCCGCAGCGAGATCGTCGCCGACGTGAGGACCTGCCCGGCCGGCGCGGCCGGGAGGTCGAACCGCAGGAAGGACTCGATCGTGGTGTTGAACCGCGAAGAGAGCTGGTTCGTCGTGCCGTAGGCGAACGTGGGGTTGACCGCCGCAGCCATCGAGTCCGCGCTCGTCACGATCGTCTGCGTCGTGGGCGGAGCCGGCGGACTGGTCACCACCGCGTTCGCCGCAGCCGAAGCCGCGCTCACGTTCGACGACGCGTCTGTCGCGGCCACCTTGTAGTACCAGGTGCCCTGTGGTCGGGCACTGTCGGTGAAGGTCGTCTGCATCGCATTGCCGATACGAGAAGCATCGTTCGCCGTGAAGCCCGCCGTTGTGCCCCGGTAGACGATGTAGCCGGTGACGCCGACGTTGTCGGTCGAGGCATTCCAGTTCAGTTCGACGTTGTTGCCGCCTTCGACGGTCGCCGTCAATCCCGTGGGCACACTCGGAGCGGTGTTGTCGGGAGCGACGATGACGACGGAGGCCGCGCTCGACGCGCCTGAGACATTCCCTGCGGCGTCGCGGGCGGTCACCTTGTAGTACCACGTGCCCTCGGAGAGCGGCTCGTCGTGATACGAGGTGCCGGCGACGTTGGCCTGGATGAGGGTATCCGCGCTCGGCACGAAGCCCGCGTCCGAGCCTCGGTAGAGCGCGTAGCCCGTCACCCCTGCGTTGTCGGTCGAGGCCGTCCAGGAGACATCCGCCGCCTGGCCCGCCGCCACCGCGCTCACACCGGTCGGCGTGCTCGGCGGGACGCCGTCCACGACCGTCACGGCAGCGGAAGCCGCCGAGGCGACGCTCGCGTTGTTCGCACCGTCGAATGCCACGACCTTGTAGTAGAACGTGCCCGGAGGCGGAGCCACGTCTTCGAACGTCGTCCCGCTCGCCGTACCGCGGAGCGTGTCGGCGGCGGGAGTGAACCCGGCCGTCGTCCCACGGTAGACCCGATACCCCGCGACGCCGACGTTGTCGGTCGACGCGGACCACGCCACGTCCACGTTGGCACCGTCGAACGATGCCCCGACGCCCAAGGGCGGGGTCGGCGCGACAGTGTCGACGAATCCCGTTCCGACGTTGAAGTGGTTCTG
This genomic window contains:
- a CDS encoding sugar transferase; this translates as MRAVDRGLKPTAINAAPTGAGGVTRTLLRRPPLTRPIFDVLPDAIAPRVQPSLERRHLWERRYRRRLVATDAACVTAAAIAAMVFETGVPASLAALAQPARIGVFVVCAWMALLWLARTREPSVLGAGAAEYMRLGHATGFAFGILSTVFILAQLPGLRAQLIIALPCGLVALVLTRRLWRKWLIHERERGECVSRVIVAGTRDDVEYVIDKLTHDPHHAYMVIGATTTDGVFDPIDIEDHHYPVIGSIRLTARYGREAGADAIVVASTPENDRDFVRRLGWELEGSAAELVLCNRLTDVAGPRLSLRPLDGLPLVQVKIPEFEGGVHAIKRGMDVALSLLALVPIALIAPFVAIAIKLDSRGPVLFHQLRVGRDGRQFWMLKFRTMVADAEIRRAELVPHDEGAGPLFKMKSDPRVTRVGAVLRRFSIDEMPQFVNVLRGDMSIVGPRPPLPSEVTSYDGTVYRRLYIKPGITGLWQISGRSDLSWDDSVRLDLRYVENWSIATDLMIMWRTAHVMIAPKGAY
- a CDS encoding glycerophosphodiester phosphodiesterase; the encoded protein is MTPSPISRRGFLIVGLSTALLAGCTAVPGPKPTPNAIPPSPSPSPSPTPTPSRPPAPSSVAELLARPRFYVGHRGSGDNWPEHTLTAYRNASLAGADAIEISVCSTSDGVLVCHHDLSAERVLGVDKKIGDMTWSEVSALEVDARSWLGVNTPLEPVSRLEDVLRELGPEVLVFIEDKQGTNTMPILDILDAQARPTDRFVWKQWAPAAQVRAAKERGYRAWGYFDDEQLDRLDEFAATFDILGVPTSASDEMIRKVVGTGLPVMCWEVRFHDQVQRLAGLGVRGMMCSNIAYLVDGRPADRDAFATGRRAAGDLPSAIDTLGWSSQPVLVPSRQSLRIQGASATSYLMGSLAAPDKRIRRLDATIVWPDAVPPKGSAGVVFALSGDAPGGQGERGDATGCQLTFDVDGTIEIAPYERGVTGSPVSTGKVEVPTAGSAVRVRIDLDDDHVRVTVADRTALEAVLAGAALRGTWVRLFKDYKTDQAVEFSGLRVVSG